In the Granulosicoccus antarcticus IMCC3135 genome, AGCCTGCCGTGCTTCCTCAGCAACCCGAGCAGTCTCAGCCTCTTCGACAGCCTTCTGCTGCTGTGCCTCTTCTTCCTGCAGTTTCTGCTCGGCGATTCGCACCGCTTGTGCAGCCTCTTCTGCCAGACGTTCCTCTTCCAGCTTGGCGGCAGCCAGTTCTTCCTCGATTCGCGCCTTTTCAGCGGCAGCCTCTTTTTGCTCCTGCTCGGCAGCGGCACGCTTTTCTTCTTCCAGTGCGTCGACACGCTCCTGCTCAACGCGCTCGCGCTCAAGCTGCGCATCACGGCTTGCCTGCAGCGCTTCCTGGCGCTCTTGCTCAGCCAGTCTTGCTTCTTCTTCCAGTCGGGCCTTTTGCTGCTCTGCCAGCTTCGCCTCTTCTTCGAGACGTACCTTTTCTTCAGCTGCTTCTGTTTTTTGTGCCGCCGCGATACGAGCCTCTTCCTGCAATTGCCGCGTGCGCTCCTCGGCTTCGCGCTGCACCTGTGAAAGCCGATCACGCTCTTCATCGGTTTTCAATCGGGCTTCATCGATTCGCCTGGTTTCCTGCTCCAACTGGCGCTGAGCGGCACTGATACGCTCCTCTTCACGCAGACGTTCCTGGCGCAAACGTTCCAGCGTTATCTCTCGCTCCAGAACCTGTCGCTCGGTCAGGCTTGCTTCCTGTTGTCGTAACGTTTCAAGCTCGGCCTGTTCGGTTGCTGCACGTTCGCGCTGTAGCTCGCGTTGCTGCTCCAGCTCGGTGGCCTGTTGCTGCAGATCCACAATGCGCTGCTTTTGATCTTCCGATGCGCTGCGTTGTTGCTCAGTCAGCTCTTCAGCCTCCTTCAACCGAGCTTCTGCCGCAGAACGAGCCTGCTCCAGCGCCGCCACTGTGGACTCCAGGGCCTGCTGTTCGGCTATCGCATCCTGCGCTCGTTGTTCATCCAGCTGTTGTAAGCGTTCGACCTCAGCCTGAATGTCGGCCTCACTCACCGCCACAGCCTGAATCGGTGCCTCTGCACCCAGCTCCACACCGCTGCTCGCAGGCTGCTTGTTGAATTGGAACACCATGGCAACCACCAGCGATACGTGCAAGAGCACGGAGAGCAGGATAGCGAACGGATATTTTCGAATGAGTGCGAACACGATGCCTAGACCGAGCTGATCAGACGTGATGGCCGTTGCCCGAACCGGGCAGTAGCCTCAGACATGCCAGCGACGTGTGCATTCGCACCCGAACACCCTGCCTGGCGCGATGATGCCTGTGCACCAGTGCCATTGAGGATATTCGTCAGATGTGAGGGCCGCATAGTCATGTCGAATTGTAATTATCGCTCCGGGTCGGACATCAAACCAATCTCTGGCGCACCTGATAATTGCAGGGTTACCATCGCTTGCATGATCTGACCATAGTTTATGCTGGCGTCTCCCGCCACCAATACCCGTCTTTCAGGGTTGAGCCGCAACACGGCACTGGCCAATCGTTGCACCTCTTCACGAGTCAACGGCTTGTCCGTTTCCTCACCCACATTCAAATACCACTCACCGGAACTATCCACCGACAGAATCAGTGGCTCCTGTGCCTCACCGGCATCCGCAATAGGTGTTGCAGCAGCATCGGGCAGATCGATTTCGACACCGGTCTGCAACAGCGGCGCTGTAATCATGAAGATCACCAGCAATACCAGCATGACGTCTATATAGGGCACGACATTGATCTCGGCCACCATACGTCGTGGCCGTCGATTGGCGCGAATGGGCCGAATGGCTCGCATCAGCTGGTTTCCGTATCACCGCCAACCCGGCGGATGGCCTGACGTTGCAAGACCGTGGAGAATTCTTCGGCAAAGTTCTCGTAACGATTCAGCAGCCGATCAACATCGGTGGCAAAGCGGTTATAGAAAATGACCGCTGGAATCGCTGCGAACAAGCCAACGGCCGTTGCAATCAGCGCCTCGGCAATGCCGGGAGCGACCATCGCCAATGTTGCCTGCTGCACATTGCCCAGAGCAGTGAAGGAATTCATGATGCCCCAAACCGTACCAAAAAGACCAATATAGGGACTGATGGAACCCACGGTTGCCAGAAAAGGCAGATGATTTTCGATGAGTTCGGCTTCACGCGAGACGGCGATGCGCATGGCCCGACCTGAACCATCCATGATGATTTCATCATTGCTGGTCTTGCGACGCAAACGTCCGAACTCGGAAAAACCGGCCTCGAAAATACGCTCAAGCCCATCCAGCGTGCCGCGACGCATCGTCAGCTTGGAATAGGTACCGGAAATATCAGAGGAGCCCCAGAAATCCTGCTCGAAATCTTCAGCCATACGCTGAGCCCGGCGCAGTTGGCGTGATTTGCCCAGAATCAGTGCCCAGGAGAAGATGGATGCCATCGCCAGGATCACCAACACTACCTGCACGATCGGGCTTGCACCCAGGATCAGGTGCATGATGGACATGTCAGAATTCACGGTTGATAGCCTCTCGAATCTCGGTTGGAATCGCACAGGGTGTCATTTCGTCGATATCGACATACACCAGTACGACGGTAGATTTGGTTAGAAGGGTATCGCCTCGCAGAACTGACTGTTCCAGAATGGCACTAGCGGACTTCAAAGTTAACAATTTGGAGGTTACCGTCAGTTGGTCATTGAAACGTGCGGGCGACAGGTAGTCGATATTCACCGATCGCACGACGAACACCCTCCGTTGTTCGGCCTGCAACTGATCCAGCTCTATCCCACCCGCTCTGAGCCATTCAGTACGGGCGCGCTCCATAAAACGGAGGTAGTTGGCATAAAACACGATACCGCCGGCATCAGTGTCTTCGATATAAACCCGTATCGGGATGGAAAATTGAGACATGCGGAAGTATTACAGACAAATTCTAGAAAATACAGGCACTAAGGCGCATACAGCCATGAAATCACGGCATATTTGCTAATACGAGGCACCATCAAGTGTTAGTTCTAACGCTCAGCCCGCACCGTCAGCAGGTATTTGCAACCCGAAATGCTTGTAGGCATGCGGGGTTACAACTCGCCCACGTGGCGTTCGCATCAGCAGGCCTTGCTGGATCAGATACGGCTCCACCACCTCCTCAAGCGTACCGGTCTCCTCCGATAAAGCGGCCCCCAGGTTGTCGATACCTACCGGGCCGCCGGCAAACTTGTGAATAATGGCATTGAGCATGCGCCTGTCCATATTGTCCAGGCCCAGTGTGTCCACATTCAGCAGGTTGAGAGCTTGATCAGCGGTATCGGCGTTGATTTTACCCTCTGCACGGATATCCACGAAGTCACGCACCCGACGCAGCAGGCGATTGGCTATACGGGGAGTACCTCGCGCTCGACGGGCAATCTCGATGCAACCACGCTCATCGATGGGCACCTCCAGCAATCGGGCCGAACGGGCAACGATTCCAGCCAGATCGTCCACTTCATAGAATTCCAGTCGTTGAACAATTCCGAAGCGATCGCGCAACGGTGAGGTCAGCAAACCGGCGCGCGTGGTCGCTCCGACCAGCGTAAAAGGTGGCAGATCGATCTTGAAAGAGCGGGCGCTGACGCCCTCCCCGGTCATGATATCGATCTGGTAGTCCTCCATCGCGGGATAGAGCACCTCTTCCACCAGCGCGCTCATACGATGAATCTCATCGATGAACAGCACATCATTGGCTTCCAGATTGGTCAATATGGCGGCCAGATCACCAGGACGCTCCAATACCGGGCCGGAGGTATGCAGAATGCGCACATCCAGCTCGTTTGCAATGATATTGGCCAGCGTGGTCTTGCCTAGCCCTGGCGGGCCAAACACCAGCACATGATCCAGAGCCTCGCTGCGCATCTTTGCAGCCGCGATGAACAACTCCATCTGTTCTGTGACAGCTCGCTGCCCATGGTAATCGGCCAGCATCTTGGGGCGCATGGCCCGTTCCTGTGCATCCTCCTTTCGCACATCGGCCGCTAGCAGTCGTTCGGGGTCGGACATGGTGTCATGAGTTCCTGTAGTTATCGCTCTTTACGGATCTTCAAACGTGGCTGGCAGACTGTCCGGGAATAGCCTGATCCGTGTTGCGGATACGATCACTATCCAGCACTGTCACCTATCGGGCAGCGCCTCGCAATGCTGCACGTATCATCTGTTCGACACTCTGGCCTGCCTCAGCGTGCTTGTCGAGCAGACGTGTAGCCTCAGCTGGCTTGTAGCCCAGCGATACCAGCGCCTCTTCCGCCTGCTCCCGCGCACTGGGTTCATCATCCAGCGGCAAGCTACCGCTTGGCAGACTACCCATGCCCAGCCCCAGTGTCTCCACCTTGTCCTGCAATTCGATCAGCAGGCGCTCGGCCGTCTTCTTGCCGATACCCGGCACACGAGTAAGCGCGTTGATGTCCTTGGTCGCGATGCAACTCAGAAACTCATCGGTACTCAGACCTGACAGAATCGCCAGGGCGACCTTGGCACCCACACCGTTGACTTTCAACAGGGCGCGGAAAAGAACCCGCTCTGTGCGTGTGCCAAACCCGTACAGCAATTGTGCATCTTCGCGCACCACCAGGTGCGTGAACAAAGCGGTGGTATCGCCCAGTGGCGGCAAGGCATAGAAGGTAGACATGGGCGCATCTACTTCGTAGCCCACACCCTGCACATCAATGAGCAGTGAAGGTGGGTTCTTCTCAAGCAGAACCCCTGTCAACCGACCAATCATAATCTCAAGCCTCTTCCGCGCGTACGCTTTCTTTGTGGCAAAACGGTGCCTCCCGGCGCCTTGCGCGAATGGGCATGACAAATGGCAATAGCCAGACCATCGGCCGCATCAACCTGTACCTCAGGGATGATCTGCAACAAGGCTCTGACCATGATCTGTACTTGTTTCTTGTCGGCAGCGCCTGAGCCTGTTACCACTTTCTTGACCAGTCGCGGGGCGTATTCTGCCACCGTTAACTGACGCGATATCGCCGCGGTGATAGCCGCACCACGCGCCTGCCCCAACTTCAGCGCAGACATCGGATTATTGCTCAGGAAAACCTGTTCAATGGCCACTTCCTGCGGCTGCCACTCATTGATGATATCGCCCAGCGCTGCGTGAATATGGCCCAGGCGTTCGGGAAACGAGTCGCCTTTGACACGGATATGGCCGTGCGTCAGGTGAAAGCTGCGCGCCCCGTCGGACTCGATAATACCGTAACCGGTAATGACCGAGCCCGGATCAATGCCCATGACGCGGATAAGTCCGTTGGGACGCGAGGCTGTCACGAGTGAGCTTGTGTCAGTGCCATTAATTTTATTCGCCGTAGGATTCGCCAGGAATATCCGCGTTGGTAAAGACTGACTGCACATCATCGAGATCTTCGAGCACATCGATCAGTTTCAGCAATTTTTCGCCCTGCTCAACGTCCAGTTCCACATCGACCGAGGCCCGCATGGTGACTTCGGAATGCTCCGGCGACAAGTCGGCGGCGATCAAAGCCTCCTTGACGTCCATGAAGTTATCTTCTGTTGTCAGTACATCAATGGAACCATCATCATTGGTGATCACATCATCAGCTCCCGCTTCCAGAGCGGCTTCCATGATGGCATCTTCGTCAACGCCTTCCCCATAATTCAGCACACCTTGCTTTTCGAACAGGTAGGAGACTGAACCCTGAGCGCCCATGTTGCCGCCATACTTGGTGAAAGCGTGTTTCACCTCCGAGACCGTACGGTTACGGTTGTCCGTCATGGTATCGACCATGATGGCCACACCGTTCACGCCATATCCTTCGTAGCGATTTTCCTCGTAAGCCACATCATCCAGCTCGCCCGCGCCTTTCTTGATCGCGCGTTCGATGGTGTCCTTGGTCATGTTGCCGCTCAAGGCCTTATCCACTGCCAGACGCAGGCGCGGATTGGACGTCAAGTCAGAACCACCCATCCTCGCTGCGATATTGATTTCGCGGATGAATTTGGTGAACAATTTGCCACGCTTGGCGTCTTGCTTGCCCTTGCGATGCTGGATATTGGCCCATTTACTATGTCCGGCCATTTACTGCCTCTTGCTTGTCAGAAGTTGATGTATTGTCGCGCATTTGCTGCCCGGATGCCCAGTCAAGACACCACAAAGCCTGCTGCGCCATGAATGCCCGTTACTCTCGGAATCGGCCAAGAGTCAGAAAGCGTGCCACGTAGTCGGTACATTGACGAGAAAATATCAGGGTTGAATGCGATAACGGCAAACAGATTCTGTCGCTTGCATTATCTATCAGGGTTTCACTTTCACGTACCACGCCATCACTCTGTGTACCGACCGGATACAGTAGCGAGGTGATTCCCAGCTTGCCGTTGCCGGTGATGATACCCAGAGGACGACCTGCTGCAAAGCCCGGAGCCCCACCCAGCAACCCGCCTTCGATACTGCGGCCCAACAATCGTCGCAGTGCCGGTGAATTATTAACGCGACTGGCCACATAGCTTCCCCGAACTGGCGAACCGATCAGCACCACCTTGTTGACTGCCAGTTCCGGATATTCATGCAACAGATGCAGAATCACGATTCCGCCCAGGCTATGACCAACCAGATTGATGCTCTTGGCTCCCAGCACACCAATCTCATCATGCAGCTTGCGGGCGTTCTCTGCCGGGTTGCGCTTGAGAAAATTATAGCTGACCGAATGCGTGCGAAACCCACGGGCTTCAAGCATTCTGCCCATGACTCGCATCACCACACCATGCATCCAGATACCGTGTACCAGCACGGTAATCTGGCCGGGTAACGGCTCTGAACTGTTGCTTGTCAAACGTTTAACCCTCGGCCTTGAAAATAGCCTGCAAGGCTGCCCGATTTGAACAGGACGATACCTTGGCAATGGCCTCGACGATCGGTAACCAGCAATACTCGGAATGCTCGGACGAGTCCAGCACCACCTCACAGCGATCAGGCAACTGCACGCTGAACTCATGCTCCAGATTCTCCACCACACCCGGAGCATAGCGTCTGCGCCAGGCTGCCTGGATAGGATAAGTACGGCTGGTGCCGTGATCGTTGACCGGCACCACGATGCCGGTCTCCTCTGCCAGTTCGCGACTGGCAGCCAGAGCAGGTGTCTCACCCGGCTCCAGACTGCCCGTCACTGACTGCCAGAACCCTGCAGGGCTCTGGCGGCAGATCAGCAGCACCTCCAGTTGCAGGGTATAGACCACTACCAGCACGGACTCGGGCCGCTTGAACAGCGAACGTACCCGTGCCGTGCCGGAAGCTGTATCAGGCATCTGGCTGAACAGCACGAGCCCGGGCTCGCAGATGCAGATCTTTCATCTGTTGCTCTGAGACAGGGCTGGGTGCATTGGTCAGCAGACAGCTGGCACTCTGCGTTTTCGGGAAAGCCATGACGTCACGAATACTCTCGGCACCACACATCAGCATGACGAGACGATCGATTCCGAAAGCAACGCCACCGTGAGGTGGTGCACCGTACTTCAGAGCCTCGAGCAGGAAGCCGAACTTGTCGGTAGCTTCCTGTTCATCGATTCCCAGTACATCCAGAGCCTTTTGTTGCATCTCGGATGAGTGGATACGAATGGAACCGCCACCCACTTCGGAGCCGTTGAGGACCATGTCGTAGGCCCTTGACAATACCTTGCCCGGATCTTCATCCAGCTGGGTTTGCCACTCTTCAATGGACTCGGCACTAGGTGCTGTAAACGGATGATGCAGCGCATGCCAGCGCTTTTCGCGCTCGTCGAATTCGAACATCGGGAAGTCCACGACCCACAATGGCCGCCAGGCATCTTCGACCATGTCGAGTTTCTTGGCCACTTCGATGCGCAAGGCACCCAGTGCGGCTTCAACTACCGATGTCTTGTCAGCGCCAAAGAAGATCAGATCGCCATCTTGTGCCCCTGTGCGCTCGATGATCGCAGCCAGAACTTCGGCCGGGAAAAACTTGACGATGGGCGACTGCAAACCTTCAGGACCTTTGGCAATGTCATTGCACTTGATATACGCCAGACCTTTCGCACCATAACGACCCACGAATTCGGTGAAGCCATCAATTTCCTTGCGCGACAGCTTGTTGCCACCCGGTACACGCAAGCCCGCTACCCGGCCTTTAGGATTCTTGGCAGGC is a window encoding:
- the ruvA gene encoding Holliday junction branch migration protein RuvA gives rise to the protein MIGRLTGVLLEKNPPSLLIDVQGVGYEVDAPMSTFYALPPLGDTTALFTHLVVREDAQLLYGFGTRTERVLFRALLKVNGVGAKVALAILSGLSTDEFLSCIATKDINALTRVPGIGKKTAERLLIELQDKVETLGLGMGSLPSGSLPLDDEPSAREQAEEALVSLGYKPAEATRLLDKHAEAGQSVEQMIRAALRGAAR
- the tolA gene encoding cell envelope integrity protein TolA, with protein sequence MFALIRKYPFAILLSVLLHVSLVVAMVFQFNKQPASSGVELGAEAPIQAVAVSEADIQAEVERLQQLDEQRAQDAIAEQQALESTVAALEQARSAAEARLKEAEELTEQQRSASEDQKQRIVDLQQQATELEQQRELQRERAATEQAELETLRQQEASLTERQVLEREITLERLRQERLREEERISAAQRQLEQETRRIDEARLKTDEERDRLSQVQREAEERTRQLQEEARIAAAQKTEAAEEKVRLEEEAKLAEQQKARLEEEARLAEQERQEALQASRDAQLERERVEQERVDALEEEKRAAAEQEQKEAAAEKARIEEELAAAKLEEERLAEEAAQAVRIAEQKLQEEEAQQQKAVEEAETARVAEEARQAEEAETARVAEEARQAEEAETARVAEEARKAEEAETARIAEEARKAEEAKAAEAARKKEQERVAAAEKAAAAKAAALAAEEARQAEEAARLAEAATAENAKQARQERQELLRLRDLYLNSIRQQVGRSWRKPPGTSGKVDCTVSVTQSVTGDVLNVKVETCEGGSAALRKSVENAVLASSPLPRAPDSKLFDRSLKFYFRPD
- a CDS encoding YebC/PmpR family DNA-binding transcriptional regulator, with translation MAGHSKWANIQHRKGKQDAKRGKLFTKFIREINIAARMGGSDLTSNPRLRLAVDKALSGNMTKDTIERAIKKGAGELDDVAYEENRYEGYGVNGVAIMVDTMTDNRNRTVSEVKHAFTKYGGNMGAQGSVSYLFEKQGVLNYGEGVDEDAIMEAALEAGADDVITNDDGSIDVLTTEDNFMDVKEALIAADLSPEHSEVTMRASVDVELDVEQGEKLLKLIDVLEDLDDVQSVFTNADIPGESYGE
- the ruvC gene encoding crossover junction endodeoxyribonuclease RuvC, translating into MGIDPGSVITGYGIIESDGARSFHLTHGHIRVKGDSFPERLGHIHAALGDIINEWQPQEVAIEQVFLSNNPMSALKLGQARGAAITAAISRQLTVAEYAPRLVKKVVTGSGAADKKQVQIMVRALLQIIPEVQVDAADGLAIAICHAHSRKAPGGTVLPQRKRTRGRGLRL
- the nudB gene encoding dihydroneopterin triphosphate diphosphatase: MPDTASGTARVRSLFKRPESVLVVVYTLQLEVLLICRQSPAGFWQSVTGSLEPGETPALAASRELAEETGIVVPVNDHGTSRTYPIQAAWRRRYAPGVVENLEHEFSVQLPDRCEVVLDSSEHSEYCWLPIVEAIAKVSSCSNRAALQAIFKAEG
- the ybgC gene encoding tol-pal system-associated acyl-CoA thioesterase, which translates into the protein MSQFSIPIRVYIEDTDAGGIVFYANYLRFMERARTEWLRAGGIELDQLQAEQRRVFVVRSVNIDYLSPARFNDQLTVTSKLLTLKSASAILEQSVLRGDTLLTKSTVVLVYVDIDEMTPCAIPTEIREAINREF
- the tolR gene encoding protein TolR encodes the protein MRAIRPIRANRRPRRMVAEINVVPYIDVMLVLLVIFMITAPLLQTGVEIDLPDAAATPIADAGEAQEPLILSVDSSGEWYLNVGEETDKPLTREEVQRLASAVLRLNPERRVLVAGDASINYGQIMQAMVTLQLSGAPEIGLMSDPER
- a CDS encoding esterase/lipase family protein; amino-acid sequence: MTSNSSEPLPGQITVLVHGIWMHGVVMRVMGRMLEARGFRTHSVSYNFLKRNPAENARKLHDEIGVLGAKSINLVGHSLGGIVILHLLHEYPELAVNKVVLIGSPVRGSYVASRVNNSPALRRLLGRSIEGGLLGGAPGFAAGRPLGIITGNGKLGITSLLYPVGTQSDGVVRESETLIDNASDRICLPLSHSTLIFSRQCTDYVARFLTLGRFRE
- the tolQ gene encoding protein TolQ, with the protein product MNSDMSIMHLILGASPIVQVVLVILAMASIFSWALILGKSRQLRRAQRMAEDFEQDFWGSSDISGTYSKLTMRRGTLDGLERIFEAGFSEFGRLRRKTSNDEIIMDGSGRAMRIAVSREAELIENHLPFLATVGSISPYIGLFGTVWGIMNSFTALGNVQQATLAMVAPGIAEALIATAVGLFAAIPAVIFYNRFATDVDRLLNRYENFAEEFSTVLQRQAIRRVGGDTETS
- the ruvB gene encoding Holliday junction branch migration DNA helicase RuvB, which codes for MSDPERLLAADVRKEDAQERAMRPKMLADYHGQRAVTEQMELFIAAAKMRSEALDHVLVFGPPGLGKTTLANIIANELDVRILHTSGPVLERPGDLAAILTNLEANDVLFIDEIHRMSALVEEVLYPAMEDYQIDIMTGEGVSARSFKIDLPPFTLVGATTRAGLLTSPLRDRFGIVQRLEFYEVDDLAGIVARSARLLEVPIDERGCIEIARRARGTPRIANRLLRRVRDFVDIRAEGKINADTADQALNLLNVDTLGLDNMDRRMLNAIIHKFAGGPVGIDNLGAALSEETGTLEEVVEPYLIQQGLLMRTPRGRVVTPHAYKHFGLQIPADGAG